In Erigeron canadensis isolate Cc75 chromosome 8, C_canadensis_v1, whole genome shotgun sequence, the DNA window AATTAAgttctaatattatataaatttatataatgcttttaattttttaacaattaactaattaagtttttctttcatataCTAGCAAGTAATAATTATTAATCTATAAGCTAATTAAGGAGAAAGTGAAGATAGTGTTGTTAAACACAGAAGTTGGGTAAAATTATTGTCACATGTAATAAAGTATTGACAAGCTAGGCGAAGAAAGAATAAtgattaaagaaataaaaagagagTAGATAAGTTGTgaatgaagaacttgaagaattCAACTTCAACGTTTAGGTCTTTTAGATTATGGAGGTTAGACCCGCAAGAAACGGGCCTATTTGCTGACTGCCAATCTGTTTCTTTATTCATTTAATGTTattaaagttataattaaatattagatAGCCAATTAACAGCTAAATTTCACATAGTTGAAGTTTCCTACACACAAAagtcaaacatatatacaacaataaaataaaaataatttcaatGATCGGCGCGGTCAGACTTACGTCACAATCATTTTGATATCCTTCTTCGATCGGTTGTGCAAATTAGGGTTCCCGCTTCATACCCACGTAAAGGCTCCCAAGTCAAACCGCCAGGTTTTTCATTATTacttttgtctttgtttttgaCTTAACTACTCTAATCCTTTAATAATTCCACcccttttaattttcatttgttaCTTTCTTCTAAGATATACGCTGCAATTCGGTTAGCTAGTTTAGCCCGATATATTAGCATGGAGGCCAATGATCGGAAATCTTGCTAGCTTCCTAATTAATGACTAGAGTTCAATATATCTTTATTGCAAACTTTTTACTGACTAAGATGTTTACCTACATATATTACGATTAGTTATTAAACGTTAATAATAATTTGCTAACAAGTAATTAATCATAAATGCATCTATATCcagtttctttttttaataggAGTAGACCTTTTTTTTCCTTGGATCAAGAGCGTTGACAATTTTTGTttagaaaagaaattaaaaagacTTTGTATTAATAATCTTCAACGAAGAGTCGAAGGGTATGAGATGCCATGATCCGTATTCAAACTTCAAATGCAGATCTAGCTAACAGAAAAACgtatttgtaaattgtaaattagtGCAGGAACGTCCTTGCACTAATTTCTTGCaagttcaatatataaaaatatatatataatataataataatgaacaaAAAACAAACGACTTTCATTACTTCAGTGTtcataagttaattaaaaattacTGTAATTAACAATACGATTTTgttgtaacttttcaataaaaAGATAAGTTAAGTGAAGAAACATCTTGTTTAATTTCTAATACATACTCCAGTAGTTACATACTCCAGTAGTAGAGGGGAAAACGAGGTTACACAGGCCAGGTGAAGAGCAAGTGTAGTTGCACAGGCCGGGCCCAAATGTCAATTGGGGCCTCTAATTTCATacctttattttttgatttggtCCAATAGAAATACACTTTTAGTTTCTTCGGTCAAAAAGTGAGGCATTTGtcaaatacggagtaatattcATAGATTTTCTATCCTCCTCTTTAACAAATGATACAATTGTCGGTTTCTAAATCAACACATGGTTGGTATTCTAACTTTCTCAATTTGTTACATTTGAGCCAAGCTAGGTTTctctataaaataaaataaaagataataataataataataataagaagaagaagaagaaacccCATCAAATATTTACTTGTTCTTAGGTTTGAATTACATTTTAAACAtgcttttattaaataaataaaaaaatccatTATACTTTTTAAGTCAAAACAGCAAAACAAAAAGGAAATATTCTATACTTTAGTTCCTCATATATAGTTCCATGTTTTGTGAATATTCATAATAACAATTTTCACGATCTTAAagaactttttatatatagttagaaAATTTGTGCCGAGGCCTTGAGAGATTAGAAAGCTTCAATGATGTTCCAAACATTTAAAAGTCTAACAATCCAACCATAAGTTAATAGAAAGTAAAGGAAGCCAGGGATGAGGTACACAGGGGGCTGTCAAAAGAATAAAGGTAAAATTGACATGGTGAAAATGATTTAGTAACCTTGAAAACTtgaaatcataaaaaaaaaaaataataaaaaaaatcctattTTAGTGACACTATACAAAAATATAGGTCAAAGATACATGCATTTCTATCTTCTTTTTTTCGAAAATTCAGTTTGTATACGACATTAGGGAAACCTCACCATTGACAACAAGATATTAACTATGAACCATTACAAatattcagaaaaaaaaaactcaaaggTTTGCCATTTAGTTACATAGTTGGTTCCAAAAAGTACCACTAAATTCGAGtttcaataatattttttaaaaaattgtactAATTTGCACAATACATTTGCAAAAAGATAGATAAAAATGGAACGAAGGCAAATGTTTTGAATACTTAAAACTCCAGTTAGTTGAAATAATAGATTTATAACTTTTAACGaaagaattttaaaattttgactaATTAATTGACAAATGTGGATATGAGGGTTGATAAATTATTTGaagacatatatatttaattagttgtatGTATTCAAAGCTTTTACAATATTAATTacaatacttttttatttttattaaatggaTCCGTCGTAAATTTGTCTGAAAATTTTTAGCTTCGGGTACGGATTGCCGGCGGATATCCTGTTGCAGCCAATCCGTACCTAATCTGTCATAAGTTTTCTTTGAGAGAATTATTTAAGAGATTTTTACGTTTGAAATTCGTCAAAAAATTGTCGTTAGTCTGGGAAGGATATTTTGGCTGTCGAAAACTTGTTGATAATCTGAGATTTTCTAGTAAATAGAGAATTTTTAatagtaaattttttattttagactTATAAGCTAGATATGTCATCAACTTATTAACCTAGTGAGTATATGAAGTTACATCGACTATGTATATTAAGTACATAATTAAAGCTTTAAAAATGAACTGCATATTTCAACTAAATAGAAATCTTTTCATGGAATACCATTATACAATGATGCCCCaatttaatactaaaaaattGACAAAGTTGTCCTTTCATGAGTCATGAGGACCCATATACTTTAACTTATTATAGTATTAACCataaatgataaaataataatatcaagtATCAACATTTAAATAAGGATACAAAAAATAAGGAGAAATAGGACAAAGCGTTGAACTTGAAAAGTCAACTTTTAGGTCTCCAAAGTCATATGTTTTAAGTTTTAgttaagaaatcgaaggtgttAGATAGCATGTGAGAAGGGTGATATATAGTTTTTCAAGATTCACtgttatcaaattcaaaactcAAATTAAATGTATTACATATCTCATCAAATAAATTTACACTTGTTCAGTTGTTCACATTTCAAGAATTAATATTGAAGATAAATCTGTAACATACTATTATTCAAGCTCTCGATCGACACACTTCtcgtcaatatatatataataatcaaataagaatagttttaaaataagaacagttttaaaataaaaacggtgagaaccctttaaaaacatcattttgatgcattaaaagtctataaaactgacatagtgcataactaattatcattatttaagtgtttaacaacacattgattcatcaaaatcgaaaaaatcacgttttttgttggatgcatcattttgatgattatgcatccaagatggatgcacaaaataaaaaagatgattatttcgattttgacggatgaatatgttgttaaacacttaaataaagataattagttatgcactatgttagttttatggacttttaatgcatcaaaatgatgtttttaaggtgttatcaccgtttttattttaagagtgttctcaccggagtgtaatatatatatatatatgtgtgtgtgtgtgtgtgtgtgtgtgtgttttaggtaaaataaaacaagtactAAAGTAAAGCAATAGGTTTATCTTCATCGAAGACCACTGTGCataatgaaaatcatcgtgcatcaattgcttcgtgaatcattgtgcatcaatttaaccatgatctaagtcccaagatcttgttttatttgttttactttaatacttattttacaatacccaacccttaTATAAGTTTTAGAAGTGAAGGTTGTGTTGTTatgcacccaagttgggtgaaatccctctcacatgttgatttttttaatccataaaaaacatggagggcaatttcattatatattaaatattaaaaaaatagtttatgaGAGTGATtccacccaacttgggtgcatACCAACACTACCTtcactttttccatatataacagctcacatactaattttttaatattttttatttaatgaataaatatttggcccccatgaattttatggattaaaaatttAGTATGTAAATGTTTCACACTtaaagcttagatacccgacaactctatattaccatcccctatataatatatagatttggatattgtaaaacaagtattaaagtaaaacaaataagacaagatcatGACACGTAGATTGATGTATGATTAttttcatggttaaattgatatacgaagattcacgaagcaattgatgtacgatgattttcataatGCATGGTGATTATCATGaagaaaaacttattgttttatttgttttattttaatacttgttttattttacctaaaatcatagtatatatatatatatgggaaaagtgagtatgaggctgttatgcacccaacttgggtgaaaaacccttcacatactaatattttaataatttaaataaatacatggtcCCCCataatttttaccttttaaaaaaaggtatgtgaggggtttttcacccaacttgggtgcctaacaacctcatattctcttccccctatatatatatatatatatatatattaatatactcGTAAGTGTAAAAACaaatttgatgtaaaaattttcaagatgttaatatgttataatGTTATTACGTTTTAGATgtaaaaactttatatacattttagcggataaattttaaaatatcatattttataaGAATTTCAAAAATAAGATGTGAGTTACTTATAGTGACGGATAATCGAATAGAGTACCTAGTTCATCTCATTTCGGTTATACGAGatgttaatttgaaaattattaataaataatagttTAGATAATAGATCCACTTGGTGTGTTGTTTGGTGTGGGTTGGTGACAAATGGATATATGTTTTGACTCTTCTTCGAACTCAAAATTTGATAGTCTTCATTATAAATCTCTCATGTCCCACGACAACTCTTGTCTGCGCCCTCATATTGAATCCCTCATTCATACATGATATACGTGCATGCATGCAGCCATCAATTATTATAAATCAAATCTAGCTATctatacatagatatataaagaattaaagatttttgttcatttacactttttaatgtttagTTCGGACGTTCGGTGAAGGATCCAAAAACTAACATACGCACTTTTATATTGGAACATgtatattttagataaattatTATGGAAATTAAGTTATAAGGTATCTGAAAAAAATTCGTGTGGTTCACATGCATGGCCACCTTCAAACGATTGATCGAGTCCTTCCATGGATTAGATGTTGTGATTTTGTATAGCTCGTGTTATAGGAACATCCCAATTCAACATAATTAAACACCTATTATATGACGATTAAAGAGTATGCTCTTATATGTCCGTATACTCACTTTGACTAGAAAAGTCAAAAATAACATACTCACGGTATCATATATATCAATGTATACTTCTTGTATGTTGGGTGTTTAGATAATAAAGAATGATTATCAAAACACCTATCATACGAGAATTATACATTGATACGAGTATgatactttgacttttttttccGTCAAGAAGAATATACATGTGCATAAGAGCATACTCACATATAGTTAGTGTTTATGCTGAATTTGTAGGCTTGTTTATAAACGTTCCCTTTGCAAATTATTAACACATATAAATGTGAATATGTTATACTACAATATATTATAAGTGATATTTAAagatataactaaaaaaaataataagtcaATCACATCAGGGGCGTACCCACATGGGAAAAAAAGAGGGTCAAATGTCCCCCTCTAAATTTAGattttttcatgtattttttaaaattttcataaaattttttataggtttttaatattttacccatttttattttattttttttatggatttttttaattttgcttcTTCTGAAATTTTTTAAGATACCGTATTTGGATCACATATCTTGTGTCGAGTTGTGTGATTTGACGATTTGTTATATTATAATCGGCACTTATATAACTGTGGACAAAACATAAAAGATTTACATATCTTAAATATACAGAATTAacagataaataaaatatagcCACGCCACAAAGAAAACAGGGTTGCCAATTAAAGTACAAATTATGGCAGGTCATCAAGATGAAGAACCTGCAATATAAAATTCATATAGACCAGCATTGGCAACACCCTTCACCCCCTGCATTCccattgaataattaaaaaaatagggACTTATTGGTTAAGAAATCCAGATATCCAACTTAGCATTTCTTCTTGTCAATCTAGCTTTAGTCCaatgttttgagttttgacacATACTCTAatctaatatctatatattcagtctcaaattaaatattcaattttgacaagtttttttcctttcacttttgaccataaatatctttatttatgatatatagtaattaacaaaagttatatcagcgaaaatatatttaaaactcaattcgtttatatattttatataaactgttatataatacaaacaaatatttttacagTTGAAAGCAGAAGATTTAACAAGTCAAATTCAACATTTAATATATGCGGGGTAAATATGTATTCAGACTCAATCGCTtccttatttttctttctttctttagaAAATCGAACTTAACTGGTTGCCACCTTAAAAGAGGTGAATTGATTAATCGGTATCATTAATTTAGCCCTAGTCGCCTCCttatatttctttctttctttagaAAATCGAACTTAATTGATTGCCATCTTAAAAGAGGTGAATTGATTAATTGGTATCATTAATTTAGCCCTAGCTTAGATTTGATGTATTCGTTTTGGTTGGAGGGGACCGATCACCATCTAAGCTCCTACTAGCTACGTTTCTGCTTACGAAAgaaagtactcgcgcgttgcagTGGTGACATGGTGGGAGTGATAGTCATATATAGAGTGTTGTAGCCAAATGCCTAAGCCGTAtgggttccgccctcggatttaaaaattcgtcgaaattatatatcgaatgatatctctaatgaaatagcatAAAagtttaagaacacccatataatttttataatttatcgatatacagtttttgagataaaagattttgaatgaattagaagaataaaatggtttatgaaggagagagaaaattattagtggttgagatttaagggtattataattatattaggtagagatgtttaaattaatgaataaaaaacatGGGTAATTTACGttgttcaaagttgtaatttgagatTTAAAACAAAGGGACTCTTCtgttatatatgattaaagataaaaataaggATAACTAACATCGAATCGGAATATATATACTTGCTTAACGTTTATCAAATGCTATTATGCTAAAGCCAAATTAAATATCATGGAACTTTTGCGCGATATATATAGCCATGTATCATATCTTTGATCTTTTAGTGATCATATAATAGatgaatatttatttataggaTTATTTTTTAACCAATAACATTTTTGCAAAGTTGATGTGAAGCTCGTAAAGTAAGATCCTGTATAGAAGTAGTAGTATTATGTAGGCCACATTTTCAAATTAGGAAATAAGTCATAGGTTTCATTCTTAATAATGTCTAAAAGTCAAGTATATGATCTAAGTCCAGCTTTTCAATAGCTATAATGAAGGTCCTCTTGTCTACTGACCaaattaaatattcaaaaaaaaggTAGTAAATTGAATAAAGAGACTAAAGCATGAATCAAACATGCTGCCTAAAACTAACGTACGTAGTACGTACTACTATGTCTATATGTACATCATTTTGACTTTCTAACTTCAACTTACAAAAATGTCAACGAATTAAAGTGTTTGTTTCTATTACGGTATACGATCTTTATCTAATCAACTTTGCAAAATATGAATTCACAACAAACACGATATATCGATCAGCCAGATTAGATTTTCGTTTAATACACTCATTTTCTATGATAATAGGTGGTGTGGTGTCTTAGTCAATTCTTTAAGGTACGTAATATTGAATGTCAATTGACCGAAATTTATCATTgagtaataatgatatttttCACAAGAATCTTTACCAATTCTTTCtgtaaccatttttttttttaaaagatgtgAAGTAATCACCGCAGCGAAGACTCTAGcaatttgaaaagtgtggattAATCATTGCGAGGTAGATCTACACTTAgcaattttatataaattttgtattaGCAGATGAAATACTCATCAGGATTGCTTCACTTTCTCCTCACATTATATCTTTACAGATGtcttaaaagaaaaaccttatATATTCTAACAATTCAAATTGAATTGCacattttagtgtttttttataaaactaaagtacatatttaatttcaagaaataaaaagattttagaAGGCCTGAAAAACGGATATTGGGCCCAATATCTGAGAACCAAACATTCATTTTCATGGACATGAAGAAGTCCATGTCAAACTGAAGTAAGCCATTTGTAAACTACAACCCACACCGGCCACAATATTAGAAAAGTCGCCTTTGACTTCACGAGTTGAATAAAACCCACGTTATATGGCATATGCTCGATAAACTAACATGataaataacaaaggaaaaaaatttcagtcaaaatgtttaaaaaatcttctttttttttaaaaaaaatttttataaagggttatctcttcttttttatttaacttttattcttttttatcaaAGAGTTTTGACTTTTCGAAAATAACAGTCAGAGTTTTAGTTATTAGAATCTGCTTAAAATAACCATAAACAAGAAGATATGTGTAGGTTACTGTTTAGTAGACACTTTTCAATGGCTAACACCAAGTTCCAACACATACATTCTATTATATAGATCTTTTATATCGtatcattttaagttttaacaaaattaattaatttctaaTGACGTTTTCCAAGTGTTTTTTTGTCCTACCAAAGGTAAAGAGATTGTTCAGCCTTTTAAGTTCTATCAAAGGTAGAAAAAGACTTTCTGCCTTGTTAGGCATGATGATTGAACCTCTGATCTCTGTCTCCAGATTTAAGGGCTCCAATCACTGATACAACcagttggtttttcattttatgttttaacGTTACCAATATATCATAATATGATTCAAGAGTTCTTGTTTTCCACTTAAATAAAGTGCAGTACGTCATCttgttttctttataaaatgaaatgaaatgcgaAGCATCACTACGACAGTACGACCTTCATCTCTTACAATACTATAAATGTAGACCTTTAGCCACCATCGTCGGTCGGTGTGTGTTAGGAACTATATATGCTCCAAAAACTATCTGATAAAAACCTGCGAATTTGTTCAGAACTAACCGCCCCTTTATATTTAAGAGCACTGTTTAGTTTTACACTTGTACTCATTGAGTGAATGtagagttttttttaacattctagAGAGTAAGATTTTTAGCATTGAGAAATTGAAACTGCACCATTTGAGCCATTCTAAGTTCAATTTGGAGGATTTTTTAATACCCACAAGAAGCTCGTCCCTTTTATCTCATTCAATTCCTGGGCTCTTGGCGAAGAGTAAACGCGGGTTCTTGTTCTAAAAGAGGCATTCGTTCTTGGATTTCCATGGCCAAATGACTAGATGAATGTAGTTTCTTTTAAGTGTAGGTTTAGTTTTAAGTGTATACTTAATTCATCACTCGACTACTTATTAAAAGTATTGTCTTACTATGaccacttttttttaatctttatcacatcatcttcaaattggacctcatatttatttattcagaTAAAAATACATTACCTCTTACAAATCTTCAGGTGATAACCAACGCCTACTACCACCTACAGTTAATAAACGTCTTAAAAGATCAATATGTTGTAACTTGTATgctttatgatatatatattttcaatggTTTACAAATACTATGTGGCTAACCTACCTAGATCAGCACACACATATAGAATGGAATCAGTATAGTATTTCTTGTGTAACTAGATATTCAAAGATCGATGAGATAAGTTATGCATTATCCATATGTACAACTTATAAAGTGCGTACCAAGAAAGTGCTTTTAGAACTGTCACTTTGTCAGGGCGAGAATTTGGTGTTCAAACCTTATTGAAACGCATACTGTACAAAACAATATTAATCCGATCATCCAcacataaaaattaaatcagAAACACACATAGATCATCTCCAAATCTCCAATAGCAACATGATCAACATCTCCAAGTCTCAACAAACTGTTCTAACATACTGAATTCTTTGCCTCCAACCTAAcattatgtatttaatatgttGGCAAACATTTTAGTGGTACATACTGACTAACATTTTAAACCCGGCTTTTGCGCCGCTCCTCGACCCTTTCACCCTAAACCCCGACGCAAAGATAGGTTTCGCGTCTAAAACACAGGGTTGGAGATGGACTCTATCCTTCGGTCTTTTATAGACAGTAACaacatttatattaaaagtaatCCAAATCACATGGAATTTGATACTTATATGTTGTCAATTATGCTATGTGTAAAAGTCCTTAAAATAAGAGTCATAAAACATCAAACACTTCCGGTTAACACCGTAAAACATCAAATAAGAGTAAAGGGTCGTTAAACCAGTAAAAGTTATTCATCGTTGCCATATTGCATGAATACCATGCAAGCATATGTGCATCACATACATTtctcataaatttttaaaagtaaaagtcAACTTTTCgaaacaaaaagtcaaaattcatGCGGTAAATCATTTTCAAAATGCAATTGTAAACCTTAACATAGCATATAGACAATTCATACACAATCTCACAAAGTTGAACGATGTAAACACAgttaagaaaaacataaaactgTACTCTTATGATGCATTTCACTCCAGACTTAAAAGTATATTGCAATATGAAGTCGACAATCAGCTGGCGGCATTCCCCTGAAGAAGCCCATCACGTATCTGAGTAGCCACATCACGAACAGCACCAGGTCCATGAGGGATGAACACCGCAGAGGATTTTGATGAAGCACCAATTTCCTTCATGGTGTCAAAATACTGAGTCACAAGAACCATGTCCATCACATCTTTAGCTGTGGTTCCAGGAACATTGATAGAGAACCCCAACACACTGTCTCTCAAACCATCCACAATGGCTTGACGCTGACGTGCAATACCCAAACCAGAAAGGTACTTGGATTCAGCCTCACCCTCAGCTCTCTTGATTTGGAGAATTTTCTCAGCCTCAGCTTTCTCAGTAGCTGCCAACCTCATCCTTGCAGCTGCAGATATACAAAGAGATCTGTTTTAACCacttgagagaaaaaaaaaaatatacttttgaaAGGGTCAATCCTACTTCTGTTTTATATGTAACAGGCCAAGCAGAAAAACCATATAACCCACCTTTTAAAAACAGCAGATATGCAGTGGCAAAATATAGAATTTGCAATCATATGTGACCGTAGTTATTAATACCAGTCAAACATAATGACAAAAAGTGTACCTGCATTAATCTCATTCATTGCTCTCTTCACATGCTCATCTGGTTCAATATCGACAATCAAAGTTTGAACAATCTCAAAACCATATGCAGACATCGCCTATACGAAAGATTGAACGAAACAGTCAATCAACTAAAGATGGCAAAATGAGCAGGTTGGGTTATGAATGAAAGATGggttagaataaaaaaaaataactgtGTCACTGTGTGTGTAGATCAAAACATTTCAGGttataaaaacccaaaaaacatTTGTTAATTACTCTTAGCAAAATTACTTTATCACCCTTTAAGCATTTGAATACATGGTAGGCAACTTTTGACCAGCTTGACCCATCTGACAGGCTGCAACTTACCTTTCCTAATTTTAACCCGTTCACAAAAATATACAACCCAAATTGACTCGTTTCCATATAAACAGGTAGAAAGTGCTCCAGAATTCATAAGTTACACACAGATAACAACTCCCATTGATTTTATTAAGTTACCTTTTCAAGTTCCTCTTCAACAGCCTTGGCAATTTCATTCTTCTGCTCAAAAGCATCATCAAGATTCATCTTTGGAACACTGGCCCTTATAACTTTAAGTGAACACAAAAGTACTCAGTCAAGCTAGCAACGTATagatttcataaaagaaaaagaaaagtaacaTACAAAGCTAATTAGTTTTTACCATCAAAAACATAAGCCTGGATCTGGGACCTTGTGTTACTGAGTTTATAGAACGCCTCACTTGCTTTATCAGACAGAGCACGATATTGTATTGAAGCTACAACATTCACAAACACATTGTCCTGGAAAAGAACATTACTAATATTAGTTGCAGAACAAGCACAAGTATGTTTCGTGAACAGGAcgttatgattttattttattttttccacAATGAAACTACCCCAGTGAGTGATTCTGTCACTTAACTTGACGTAGGTAGattgtaatatatttaaaactaacCACCACCTAAATATATGTAGTTATGTACAATTATTTGGGTACAACTTATGCATGTCATGGGTTCTTTAACAGAGCCCTTATGTTTATTGAAACcctttttatgaaaaatgctTGTTTCTCAACAATATTGAAACCCTTTATGGTTCCTTTGTCTTTTAATAATTCATAAATACATAGATAGAGGTACGTCAAACAGTGATAAGGTTTAAACGTTCCCAAATACATAGATAGAGGTACGTCAAACAGTGATAAGGTTTAAACGTTCCCTTTTATCCCAGATGTAAAACATTATAACCAAGTCTTGGTCACACTAATTTAATGATACAGGTTCACAAATTCTTCTTTGAGAAATTGAGAGAGCAGAGATTTTCTTAGCAAAAAGAAAATGTATCCTGGCCCTAACCAACTCAAATTCACTCATTATGGTTCAATTTATTCTTTCTAGTGATGGTAACCCCCACTGGACTACACCGGATACGGTCCCTATCCCATCTAGAGCACCTAACAGCCTGCTAAGATGGAGATGTAACACTCAGCCACTCAGGTTCTTCCTCTAGCTCATTTAGGGATGGAACCTGGGTGTATTTCCAAGTGAACTCTTCTCTATAACCAACAAGGATACACTCTAACTCTTTAAGTCACTTAGTCACAAGTTCACTTTCTCAACAAATATTTCAAtcttatatattcatatatatgtccCTACTTCTTGAGTCATATAACTTCAAGATTACACACTATCCAACATGACAaacaatttaatataaacataggTATAGCTATATAAGAGCCAAACCACCTCCACTTTGTCAGGCATCCTGAAATCCTATTTGGGTCTAGATTTCTATCTCCCTAGCCAAACATCTTGAGGTGACCTAGGAAAGGGTTCAGAAATGGTCACCA includes these proteins:
- the LOC122578603 gene encoding hypersensitive-induced response protein-like protein 1, encoding MGNLFCLYQVDQSTVAIRETFGKFDEVLEPGCHCVPWIFGSQIAGQLTLRLQQLDVKCETKTKDNVFVNVVASIQYRALSDKASEAFYKLSNTRSQIQAYVFDVIRASVPKMNLDDAFEQKNEIAKAVEEELEKAMSAYGFEIVQTLIVDIEPDEHVKRAMNEINAAARMRLAATEKAEAEKILQIKRAEGEAESKYLSGLGIARQRQAIVDGLRDSVLGFSINVPGTTAKDVMDMVLVTQYFDTMKEIGASSKSSAVFIPHGPGAVRDVATQIRDGLLQGNAAS